A genomic stretch from Setaria italica strain Yugu1 chromosome VII, Setaria_italica_v2.0, whole genome shotgun sequence includes:
- the LOC101779547 gene encoding uncharacterized protein LOC101779547 yields MAAADTNSSSRRRREALCAAAVSAADAASWWCAVALVALVLLGALRAETTAGDGGGALYHRQFRGPRLGGAAARPCEEVYVVGDGETLHSISDKCGDPFIVERNPHIHDPDDVFPGLVIALSPTKNA; encoded by the coding sequence ATGGCCGCGGCGGATACgaacagcagcagccggcggcggcgcgaggcgcTGTGCGCGGCGGCCGTgtcggcggcggacgcggcgtCGTGGTGGTGCGCGGTGGCGCTGGTCGCGCTCGTGCTACTGGGCGCGCTGCGCGCGGAGACCaccgcgggcgacggcggcggcgcgttgtACCACCGCCAGTTCAGGGGCCCGCGgctgggcggcgccgcggcgcggccgtgCGAGGAGGTGTACGTGGTCGGGGACGGCGAGACGCTGCACAGCATCAGCGACAAGTGCGGCGACCCCTTCATCGTGGAGCGGAACCCGCATATACACGACCCCGACGACGTCTTCCCGGGGCTCGTCATCGCGCTCAGCCCCACCAAGAACGCCTAA